In Deinococcus sp. QL22, the following are encoded in one genomic region:
- a CDS encoding M20/M25/M40 family metallo-hydrolase, whose protein sequence is MPLSYLPRIAQTPAPTFEEGARADLMTHLWEELGFACERDEVGNVLTRITPPGTEGKPALLLAAHLDTVFAAGTDVTVRDEKTRLVGPGVGDNSASLAVVTALLAGYAAQPVALRRPLWVAANVGEEGLGDLRGAKHLLARHRASLGAFVAVDGYLGIAVTRAVGVRRYRATFIGPGGHSWGDQAPSALHALGIAIAALYALHRPNTPRTTLNVGLASGGNSVNSIAGSAELLLDLRSLDAKALAELDSRAQGVLHSAAREAGVNVRLERVGDRPGGDLRSGPLLDMAHEAAREGRMDLRLASSSTDANAAVPHDLPAIAVGVYRGGNAHREDEWVQHSSLTPGLRFLRRMVELYQHRPLS, encoded by the coding sequence ATGCCTCTGTCGTACCTCCCGCGCATAGCGCAGACGCCTGCCCCCACATTCGAGGAGGGGGCGCGTGCTGATCTGATGACTCACCTCTGGGAAGAATTGGGGTTTGCCTGCGAGCGCGACGAGGTGGGCAACGTGCTGACCCGCATCACGCCCCCCGGCACCGAGGGAAAGCCCGCGCTGCTGCTGGCGGCCCACCTGGACACGGTGTTCGCGGCAGGAACCGATGTCACCGTGCGCGACGAAAAAACGCGGCTGGTGGGGCCGGGCGTGGGCGACAACAGCGCCAGTCTCGCGGTAGTCACGGCGCTCTTGGCAGGCTACGCGGCGCAACCGGTGGCCCTGCGGCGGCCCCTCTGGGTGGCAGCCAACGTGGGAGAAGAAGGGCTGGGCGACCTGCGCGGCGCGAAGCATCTGCTTGCCAGGCACCGGGCCTCGTTGGGTGCGTTTGTGGCGGTAGACGGGTATCTGGGCATCGCGGTCACGCGGGCGGTGGGCGTGCGGCGCTACCGGGCCACGTTTATTGGGCCGGGGGGCCATTCCTGGGGCGATCAGGCTCCGAGTGCGCTGCACGCGTTGGGGATTGCCATTGCGGCCCTGTATGCCCTGCACCGTCCCAATACACCGCGCACCACCTTGAATGTGGGCCTCGCGTCGGGCGGCAACAGCGTCAATTCTATTGCCGGAAGCGCCGAACTGCTCCTTGACTTGCGCTCGCTGGATGCCAAAGCTCTGGCCGAACTCGATAGCCGCGCTCAGGGCGTGCTGCACAGCGCGGCGCGGGAAGCGGGCGTGAATGTGCGTCTGGAGCGTGTCGGAGACCGTCCGGGCGGCGACCTGCGCTCTGGCCCGCTGCTGGACATGGCCCACGAAGCCGCCCGCGAAGGCCGCATGGATTTGCGCCTCGCCTCCAGCAGCACCGATGCCAACGCCGCCGTCCCACACGATTTGCCCGCCATTGCGGTGGGCGTGTACCGGGGCGGCAATGCCCACCGCGAAGACGAATGGGTGCAGCACAGCAGCCTCACACCGGGCCTGCGGTTCCTGCGCCGCATGGTGGAGTTGTACCAACACCGCCCGCTGTCCTAA
- a CDS encoding S41 family peptidase has product MKTPQRRSPRAIRSALSPALKLSFSLSLMFSLPALAQPGVGRSVGQSSGASAAAVSPAQAVFDQVNRLLQNSYGGLSTVDREGLNRDYQTRLDAVCAPTPTDCAAEKAYPVIEAELTALDDEHTFFQNPEDFEEFVASATGGNRRQFGVKLALLDGQQRVVLEVVPNSVAEAAGLLRGDVLTTIDGQPYTYDALRAAREAGRPINLGVTTRGVARTVDLTSQESSTRDLPRISYVASPTGAEDVAVLRIPTFISGGGVAQGVHDLVAQARARGVRGIIVDLRGNGGGSLSECDGAVSAFVPSFTRVARSAEGNSRTLVSRGARVEAGRTSGIVTNPQLWTGPLSVLVDGGSASCSEFFAFEIQNAARGPVLGEVTAGVGNTATRVFPVGEDAALQLTILNYAKPDGTPYPTRLTPDIADEQDEADIRLLTEGRDELLNLGVKALDGAPMLSQDRVQPGSP; this is encoded by the coding sequence ATGAAGACTCCGCAGCGCCGTTCCCCACGCGCCATCAGGTCGGCGCTGTCTCCCGCTCTCAAGCTCTCGTTCTCCTTATCGCTGATGTTCAGTTTGCCTGCGCTGGCCCAGCCCGGAGTGGGCCGCTCTGTGGGGCAGTCTTCCGGGGCCTCGGCTGCCGCAGTGTCGCCCGCGCAGGCGGTGTTCGATCAGGTTAACCGCCTGCTGCAAAACTCGTATGGCGGCCTGTCTACCGTAGACCGTGAGGGCCTGAACCGTGACTATCAGACGAGGCTGGACGCCGTGTGTGCGCCCACGCCGACTGACTGCGCCGCCGAAAAAGCCTATCCGGTCATAGAGGCCGAACTGACGGCGCTGGACGATGAACACACCTTTTTTCAGAACCCTGAAGATTTTGAGGAATTTGTGGCGAGTGCCACAGGCGGCAACCGCAGGCAATTTGGCGTGAAACTGGCGCTGCTGGATGGGCAACAGCGGGTGGTGCTGGAAGTCGTGCCCAACAGTGTGGCCGAGGCCGCCGGACTGCTGCGCGGCGACGTTCTGACCACCATCGACGGCCAGCCTTACACCTACGACGCACTCCGGGCCGCCCGGGAGGCGGGGCGGCCCATCAATCTGGGCGTCACCACACGCGGCGTGGCGCGCACAGTCGATCTGACCTCGCAGGAAAGTAGCACCCGCGACCTCCCGCGCATCAGCTACGTCGCCTCGCCTACTGGTGCCGAGGATGTGGCCGTGCTGCGGATTCCCACCTTTATTTCGGGCGGGGGTGTGGCGCAGGGCGTACATGATCTGGTGGCGCAGGCGCGGGCGCGGGGCGTGCGGGGCATTATCGTAGATTTGCGCGGCAACGGCGGCGGTAGCCTCAGCGAGTGCGACGGCGCGGTCAGTGCCTTTGTGCCCAGCTTTACGCGGGTGGCCCGCAGCGCCGAGGGCAACAGCCGCACGCTGGTCAGCCGGGGAGCGCGGGTCGAGGCAGGCCGAACGAGCGGCATCGTCACCAATCCGCAACTGTGGACGGGGCCGCTGTCGGTGCTGGTCGATGGCGGCAGCGCCTCGTGCAGTGAATTCTTTGCCTTTGAGATCCAGAATGCGGCGCGTGGCCCGGTGCTGGGCGAAGTGACGGCGGGCGTGGGCAACACTGCGACCCGTGTGTTTCCGGTCGGAGAAGACGCCGCGCTGCAACTGACCATTCTGAATTACGCCAAGCCCGACGGCACGCCGTATCCCACCCGCCTGACCCCCGATATTGCCGACGAGCAGGATGAGGCCGATATTCGCCTGCTGACCGAGGGCCGAGACGAACTGCTGAATCTGGGCGTCAAGGCGCTGGACGGCGCTCCGATGCTGTCTCAAGACCGCGTGCAACCCGGCAGTCCTTAA